The following are encoded together in the Streptomyces sp. NBC_01465 genome:
- the thrB gene encoding homoserine kinase — translation MAGPAFRAAAVRVRVPASSANLGPGFDAFGLSLGLYDDVVVRVADSGLHIDIAGEGAETLPRDESHLLVRSLRTAFDLLGGQPRGLEIVCANRIPHGRGLGSSSAAICAGIVAARAVTIGGAEKLDDEALLELATEIEGHPDNVAACLLGGFTLAWTDGGAARAIRMDPADSVVPVVFVPGKPVLTETARGLLPRTVPHVDAAVNAGRAALLVEALTRRPELLLAATEDRLHQEYRAPAMPESVALVNRLRADGVPAVISGAGPTVLALVEDGAADKVARLAGEGWAANRLALDVPGASVLPLGS, via the coding sequence ATGGCCGGTCCCGCCTTCCGCGCCGCTGCCGTCCGGGTGCGCGTCCCCGCTTCCAGCGCCAACCTCGGACCGGGCTTCGACGCCTTCGGACTCTCGCTCGGCCTCTACGACGACGTGGTCGTCCGTGTCGCCGACTCCGGACTGCACATCGACATCGCGGGCGAGGGCGCCGAGACGCTGCCCCGCGACGAGAGCCATCTGCTCGTACGCTCCCTGCGCACCGCCTTCGACCTGCTCGGCGGACAGCCGCGCGGCCTGGAGATCGTCTGCGCCAACCGCATCCCGCACGGCCGCGGCCTCGGCTCGTCGTCGGCCGCCATCTGCGCCGGGATCGTCGCCGCCCGCGCCGTGACCATAGGCGGGGCCGAGAAGCTCGACGACGAGGCCCTGCTGGAGCTCGCCACCGAGATCGAGGGCCACCCCGACAACGTCGCCGCCTGTCTCCTCGGCGGCTTCACCCTCGCCTGGACCGACGGGGGAGCGGCGCGTGCGATCCGGATGGATCCCGCCGATTCCGTCGTTCCGGTGGTCTTCGTACCGGGTAAGCCTGTACTGACGGAGACCGCACGGGGCCTGCTGCCGCGGACCGTCCCGCATGTGGACGCCGCCGTCAACGCGGGCCGCGCGGCTCTCCTCGTAGAAGCACTGACCCGGCGCCCCGAGCTGCTGCTCGCGGCGACCGAGGACCGACTGCACCAGGAGTACCGTGCTCCCGCGATGCCGGAGAGCGTGGCCCTGGTCAACCGACTGCGCGCGGACGGCGTCCCTGCAGTCATCTCCGGTGCGGGCCCCACGGTCCTCGCACTGGTCGAGGACGGTGCGGCCGACAAGGTCGCACGGCTGGCGGGCGAGGGATGGGCGGCCAACCGGCTGGCTCTCGACGTCCCGGGTGCGAGCGTCCTGCCGCTCGGATCGTAA
- the rho gene encoding transcription termination factor Rho has protein sequence MSDTTDLMGAPADNNVDSSASATGAAPKRRRSGTGLEGMVLAELQQVASGLNIKGTARMRKSQLIEVIKEAQGGGSSAPKSAGADAAETKPKRRTTSKARTGDEAAAAPAAEKKAEKATAQQQIDIPGQPASDDQPVGERRRRRATAQAGSPETATATAAAEAVKTEVKAEAPAEAKAEAAVDSAEGRRDRQGRRDRQDRGDRGDRQDRGNQRDRRDRGGKGDDQQGGGQRQQRQGGQQGQNQNNQSQGQSQNRDNGPQDDDEFGDGRRGRRGRYRDRRGRRGRDEFGSDAPPQVNDDDVLIPVAGILDILDNYAFIRTSGYLPGPNDVYVSLAQVRKNGLRKGDHVTGAVRQPKDGERREKFNALVRLDSSNGMAADSGRGRPEFNKLTPLYPQDRLRLETDPGILTTRIIDLVSPIGKGQRGLIVAPPKTGKTMIMQAIANAITTNNPECHLMVVLVDERPEEVTDMQRSVKGEVISSTFDRPAEDHTTVAELAIERAKRLVELGHDVVVLLDSITRLGRAYNLAAPASGRILSGGVDSTALYPPKRFFGAARNIEDGGSLTILATALVETGSRMDEVIFEEFKGTGNMELKLDRKLADKRIFPAVDVDPSGTRKEEILLNPEELAIVWKLRRVLHALDSQQAIELLLDKMKQTKSNAEFLMQIAKTTPSNGNE, from the coding sequence GTGAGCGACACCACCGATCTGATGGGCGCACCTGCCGACAACAATGTCGACAGCAGCGCGTCCGCCACAGGTGCTGCCCCCAAGCGTCGCCGCTCCGGCACCGGCCTCGAGGGCATGGTCCTGGCCGAGCTGCAGCAGGTCGCGTCCGGCCTCAACATCAAGGGCACTGCGCGGATGCGCAAGAGCCAGCTGATCGAGGTCATCAAGGAGGCGCAGGGCGGCGGTTCGTCCGCGCCCAAGAGCGCCGGCGCCGATGCGGCCGAGACCAAGCCGAAGCGCCGTACGACCTCCAAGGCCCGCACGGGTGACGAGGCCGCCGCAGCTCCTGCCGCCGAGAAGAAGGCGGAGAAGGCCACGGCCCAGCAGCAGATCGACATTCCGGGCCAGCCGGCCAGCGACGACCAGCCGGTCGGCGAGCGCCGCCGGCGCCGGGCCACCGCCCAGGCGGGCAGCCCCGAGACGGCGACGGCCACCGCTGCCGCCGAGGCCGTGAAGACCGAGGTCAAGGCGGAGGCTCCGGCCGAGGCCAAGGCCGAGGCGGCCGTCGACAGTGCCGAGGGACGCCGTGACCGGCAGGGCCGCAGGGACCGCCAGGACCGTGGCGACCGCGGTGACCGTCAGGACCGCGGCAACCAGCGCGACCGCCGGGACCGCGGCGGCAAGGGCGACGACCAGCAGGGCGGCGGCCAGCGCCAGCAGCGCCAGGGCGGCCAGCAGGGTCAGAACCAGAACAACCAGAGCCAGGGCCAGAGCCAGAACCGTGACAACGGCCCGCAGGACGACGACGAGTTCGGCGACGGACGCCGTGGCCGCCGCGGCCGCTACCGCGACCGCCGTGGCCGTCGTGGCCGCGATGAGTTCGGCAGCGACGCCCCGCCGCAGGTCAACGACGACGACGTCCTGATCCCCGTCGCGGGCATCCTGGACATCCTCGACAACTACGCGTTCATCCGGACCTCCGGCTACCTGCCGGGCCCGAACGACGTATACGTGTCGCTGGCCCAGGTCCGCAAGAACGGCCTGCGCAAGGGTGACCACGTCACCGGCGCCGTCCGGCAGCCCAAGGACGGCGAGCGCCGCGAGAAGTTCAACGCCCTGGTGCGTCTGGACTCCTCCAACGGCATGGCGGCCGACTCGGGCCGCGGGCGCCCGGAGTTCAACAAGCTGACCCCTCTGTACCCGCAGGACCGGCTGCGCCTCGAGACCGACCCGGGCATCCTGACGACCCGGATCATCGACCTCGTGTCGCCGATCGGCAAGGGCCAGCGAGGCCTGATCGTGGCCCCGCCGAAGACCGGCAAGACCATGATCATGCAGGCGATCGCCAACGCGATCACCACGAACAACCCCGAGTGCCACCTGATGGTCGTCCTGGTCGACGAGCGTCCGGAAGAGGTCACCGACATGCAGCGGTCGGTGAAGGGCGAGGTCATCTCCTCGACCTTCGACCGTCCCGCCGAGGACCACACCACCGTCGCCGAGCTGGCCATCGAGCGCGCGAAGCGCCTCGTGGAGCTGGGTCACGACGTGGTCGTGCTGCTCGACTCGATCACCCGCCTGGGCCGTGCGTACAACCTGGCGGCCCCGGCCTCCGGACGCATCCTCTCCGGTGGTGTCGACTCGACCGCGCTCTACCCGCCGAAGCGCTTCTTCGGTGCCGCGCGCAACATCGAGGACGGCGGCTCGCTGACCATCCTCGCCACCGCGCTCGTGGAGACCGGCTCGCGCATGGACGAGGTGATCTTCGAGGAGTTCAAGGGCACCGGCAACATGGAACTCAAGCTCGACCGGAAGCTCGCCGACAAGCGCATCTTCCCGGCGGTCGACGTCGACCCGTCGGGTACGCGCAAGGAAGAGATCCTCCTCAACCCGGAGGAACTCGCCATTGTCTGGAAGCTCCGTCGAGTGCTGCACGCGCTCGACTCGCAGCAGGCGATCGAGCTGCTTCTCGACAAGATGAAGCAGACGAAGTCGAATGCCGAGTTCCTGATGCAGATCGCGAAGACGACGCCGTCCAACGGCAACGAGTAG
- a CDS encoding trypsin-like serine protease — MFSSLKGGKHRRRMRIAVPVLGASLAAGVAGVMLMAPANASATPLPTPISKPAVKVVPQSELLSRVAGATAGDSTPGAAATPSATPSPSSTSKISPKIIGGTTTTVSTAPWMAQLWYYDDKGTTDTTDDEGFFCGGTVVSPTKILTAAHCVKGYDWKNNGAIVTGTATLASGDTLPSGAVVTGIWRQWNHPSYKVLPSGAVDNDVAVLTLNQPVKATPINITKSDDTTSYRAGTSGTVYGWGRTSSTTQDISDTLRKATLPIDADTACTGFYGSDFVKGHQLCVGNPATGSDTGTVTACNGDSGGPLVVGGKIVGVVSYGVTDCVEKGAYGVFSKVSTFTGAVRAAIDDSNLNDDNKADLFTRRSSDGTGFLYYSLGTKFTAKDDIGDWNGLNLVVQTDLDRDGVQDLIYRVSSTGDVYRMHYDWSADQMINTKIATNWKTRKQIYAPGDVTGDGLPDLLSVDSAGVNWIYPGKNDGTTGPRIRIGGGWQQFNQLRGHGDLTGDGKTDLLARTSDGSVYLYRGTGNAASPFLAKIKVRSWAGFNTLDMVGDITGDGKADLIARKPSGTLYLYPGTGKASSEIFATPITIGNGWQQYGLLS; from the coding sequence GTGTTCTCGTCCCTCAAGGGCGGCAAGCACAGACGCCGGATGCGCATAGCCGTGCCGGTACTTGGTGCTTCGCTCGCCGCAGGTGTTGCCGGTGTGATGCTCATGGCTCCCGCCAATGCCTCCGCCACACCGCTGCCGACGCCCATTAGCAAGCCGGCCGTCAAGGTCGTACCGCAGAGCGAGCTGCTCTCGCGCGTGGCCGGAGCCACGGCGGGTGACAGCACCCCCGGCGCCGCCGCGACGCCGTCGGCGACCCCGTCGCCCTCCAGCACGTCGAAGATCAGCCCCAAGATCATCGGTGGTACCACCACCACGGTTTCCACGGCTCCGTGGATGGCGCAGCTCTGGTACTACGACGACAAGGGCACCACCGACACCACGGACGACGAGGGCTTCTTCTGCGGTGGCACGGTCGTGTCGCCGACGAAGATCCTTACCGCCGCGCACTGCGTCAAGGGCTACGACTGGAAGAACAACGGCGCCATCGTCACCGGCACCGCCACCCTCGCCTCTGGCGACACTCTGCCTTCGGGTGCGGTCGTCACCGGTATCTGGCGTCAGTGGAACCACCCGTCGTACAAGGTGCTTCCCAGCGGAGCGGTGGACAACGACGTCGCGGTGCTGACGCTCAACCAGCCCGTCAAGGCCACCCCGATCAACATCACGAAGTCGGACGACACCACGTCCTACCGGGCCGGCACCTCGGGCACGGTCTACGGCTGGGGCCGCACCAGCTCCACCACGCAGGACATCTCCGACACCCTGCGCAAGGCGACGCTGCCGATCGACGCGGACACCGCGTGCACCGGCTTCTACGGCTCCGACTTCGTCAAGGGCCACCAGCTCTGCGTGGGCAACCCCGCCACCGGCTCCGACACGGGCACGGTCACCGCGTGCAACGGCGACTCCGGCGGCCCCCTGGTCGTCGGCGGCAAGATCGTCGGCGTGGTCTCCTACGGCGTCACCGACTGTGTCGAGAAGGGTGCCTACGGGGTCTTCTCCAAGGTCAGCACCTTCACCGGTGCGGTCCGCGCGGCGATCGACGACTCCAACCTCAACGACGACAACAAGGCGGACCTCTTCACCCGCCGCAGCTCCGACGGGACCGGCTTCCTCTACTACTCGCTCGGCACGAAGTTCACCGCCAAGGACGACATCGGCGACTGGAACGGCCTCAACCTGGTTGTCCAGACGGACCTCGACCGCGACGGCGTACAGGACCTGATCTACCGCGTGAGCAGCACCGGCGACGTCTACCGGATGCACTACGACTGGTCCGCCGACCAGATGATCAACACCAAGATCGCGACCAACTGGAAGACCCGCAAGCAGATCTACGCCCCCGGTGACGTCACCGGCGACGGCCTGCCCGACCTGCTCTCGGTCGACTCCGCGGGCGTCAACTGGATCTACCCCGGCAAGAACGACGGCACTACGGGCCCGCGCATCCGCATCGGCGGCGGCTGGCAGCAGTTCAACCAGCTGCGCGGCCACGGCGACCTGACCGGCGACGGCAAGACGGACCTCCTCGCCCGCACCTCGGACGGCTCGGTCTACCTGTACCGAGGCACCGGCAACGCCGCCTCCCCGTTCCTGGCGAAGATCAAGGTCCGCAGCTGGGCCGGGTTCAACACCCTGGACATGGTCGGCGACATCACCGGTGACGGAAAGGCCGACCTGATCGCCCGCAAGCCGTCCGGCACGCTCTACCTCTACCCGGGCACCGGCAAGGCCTCGTCGGAGATCTTTGCCACACCCATCACCATCGGCAACGGCTGGCAGCAGTACGGCCTGCTCAGCTGA
- a CDS encoding LCP family protein, with translation MAEHTKDSRIRSGGKRAAGKRRKPQSKRRKALTITAWVAAAVVLLGGGGLGYLYFKLNGNIKGVDINAALGTSRPAQVDNGSMDILVLGSDSRAGKNSQYGKDEGASRSDTAMIVHVYKGHKAASVVSIPRDTLITRPSCTTSSGSTDPGGKRLMFNTAYEVGGPACAVKTVESMSGIRMDHYIEVDFTGFKKLIDELGGVPITTTQDINDSKSHLDLKAGKHTLNGEQSLGLVRTRHGVGDGSDLGRIQLQQAFIKALIEQVKGVGVFTNPSKLLGLANAATKAVTTDSDLASVSSLTSFANGLKSISSSNMKMVTLPVQYDPADLNRVIPLEAKSQQVWAALKADKPIPASATKGSAGDTGSAGKVVTGS, from the coding sequence ATGGCCGAGCACACAAAGGACAGCCGAATACGCAGCGGCGGCAAGCGGGCCGCCGGCAAGCGTCGCAAGCCGCAGTCGAAGCGCCGCAAGGCGCTGACGATCACGGCCTGGGTCGCGGCAGCCGTGGTGCTCCTCGGCGGCGGCGGACTCGGGTACCTGTACTTCAAGCTCAACGGCAACATCAAGGGCGTCGACATCAACGCCGCGCTCGGCACCAGCCGGCCGGCCCAGGTCGACAACGGCTCGATGGACATCCTGGTCCTGGGCTCGGACTCGCGCGCGGGCAAGAACTCCCAGTACGGCAAGGACGAGGGCGCCTCCCGCTCGGACACGGCGATGATCGTCCACGTCTACAAGGGCCACAAGGCGGCCAGTGTCGTCTCCATCCCGCGCGACACCCTGATCACCCGCCCGTCCTGCACCACCTCCAGCGGCTCCACGGACCCCGGTGGCAAGCGCCTGATGTTCAACACGGCGTACGAGGTCGGCGGGCCCGCCTGCGCGGTCAAGACCGTCGAGTCGATGTCCGGCATCCGCATGGACCACTACATCGAGGTCGACTTCACCGGCTTCAAGAAGCTGATCGACGAGCTGGGCGGGGTGCCGATCACCACCACCCAGGACATCAACGACAGCAAGAGCCACCTCGACCTCAAGGCCGGCAAGCACACCCTGAACGGGGAGCAGTCGCTCGGTCTCGTACGCACCCGGCACGGCGTCGGCGACGGCAGCGACCTGGGCCGCATCCAGCTGCAGCAGGCGTTCATCAAGGCGCTGATCGAGCAGGTCAAGGGCGTCGGCGTCTTCACCAACCCCAGCAAGCTGCTCGGCCTCGCGAACGCCGCCACCAAGGCGGTCACCACCGACTCCGACCTGGCCTCGGTCTCCAGCCTGACCAGCTTCGCGAACGGTCTGAAGTCGATCAGTTCCAGCAATATGAAGATGGTCACGCTGCCGGTGCAGTACGACCCCGCGGACCTCAACCGCGTCATCCCGCTGGAGGCGAAGTCCCAGCAGGTCTGGGCCGCGCTCAAGGCGGACAAGCCGATTCCGGCTTCCGCGACCAAGGGCTCGGCGGGCGACACGGGCAGCGCGGGCAAGGTCGTCACGGGCTCTTAG
- the rpmE gene encoding 50S ribosomal protein L31 translates to MKREIHPEYFETQVSCTCGASFTTRSTLPGGSIRAEVCSECHPFYTGKQKIMDTGGRVARFEARFGKAAASK, encoded by the coding sequence TTGAAGCGCGAGATCCACCCCGAGTACTTCGAGACCCAGGTCAGCTGCACCTGTGGCGCCTCGTTCACCACCCGTAGCACCCTCCCCGGCGGCTCCATCCGCGCCGAGGTCTGCTCCGAGTGCCACCCGTTCTACACGGGCAAGCAGAAGATCATGGACACCGGCGGCCGTGTGGCCCGCTTCGAGGCCCGCTTCGGCAAGGCTGCTGCGTCCAAGTAG
- the prfA gene encoding peptide chain release factor 1, whose product MFEAVEDLIGEHADLETKLADPSVHADQANARKLNKRYAELTPIVSTYRSWKQTGEDIETARELAADDPDFAAEVKELQAQREDITEKLRLLLVPRDPSDDKDVLLEIKAGAGGDESALFAGDLLRMYLRYAERIGWKTEIIDATESDQGGYKDVQVAVKTKGGNGATEPGQGVWARMKYEGGVHRVQRVPSTESAGRIHTSAAGVLVTPEAEEVDVEIHANDLRIDVYRSSGPGGQSVNTTDSAVRITHLPTGVVASCQNEKSQLQNKEQAMRILRSRLLAAAQEAAEQEASDVRRSQVRTVDRSEKIRTYNFPENRISDHRVGFKAYNLDQVLDGDLDAMIQACVDADSAAKLAAAQ is encoded by the coding sequence ATGTTCGAGGCGGTCGAGGATCTCATCGGCGAGCACGCCGATCTCGAGACGAAGCTCGCAGACCCGTCGGTCCACGCCGACCAGGCCAATGCGCGCAAGCTCAACAAGCGCTACGCCGAGCTCACCCCGATCGTCTCCACGTACCGCTCCTGGAAGCAGACCGGTGAGGACATCGAGACGGCCCGTGAACTGGCCGCCGACGACCCGGACTTCGCCGCCGAGGTGAAGGAACTGCAGGCGCAGCGCGAGGACATCACCGAGAAGCTCAGGCTCCTCCTGGTCCCGCGCGACCCCAGCGACGACAAGGACGTCCTGCTCGAGATCAAGGCGGGTGCGGGCGGCGACGAGTCGGCCCTGTTCGCCGGCGACCTCCTGCGGATGTATCTGCGGTACGCCGAGCGCATCGGCTGGAAGACCGAGATCATCGACGCCACCGAGTCCGACCAGGGCGGCTACAAGGACGTCCAGGTCGCGGTGAAGACCAAGGGCGGCAACGGCGCGACCGAGCCCGGCCAGGGCGTCTGGGCGCGGATGAAGTACGAGGGCGGGGTGCACCGTGTGCAGCGCGTGCCCTCCACCGAGTCCGCCGGCCGTATCCACACCTCCGCGGCCGGTGTGCTGGTCACGCCCGAGGCGGAGGAGGTCGACGTCGAGATCCACGCGAACGATCTCCGTATCGACGTCTACCGCTCGTCGGGCCCCGGCGGCCAGTCCGTCAACACCACGGACTCCGCCGTCCGCATCACGCACCTGCCGACCGGCGTCGTCGCCTCCTGCCAGAACGAGAAGAGCCAGCTCCAGAACAAGGAGCAGGCCATGCGCATCCTGCGCTCGCGCCTCCTGGCCGCGGCCCAGGAAGCGGCCGAGCAGGAAGCGTCCGACGTGCGCCGCAGCCAGGTGCGTACGGTGGACCGCTCCGAGAAGATCCGGACGTACAACTTCCCGGAAAACCGGATCTCCGACCACCGCGTCGGCTTCAAGGCGTACAACTTGGACCAGGTCCTCGACGGAGACCTGGACGCCATGATCCAGGCGTGCGTCGACGCGGACTCCGCGGCCAAGCTCGCCGCGGCCCAGTAA
- the prmC gene encoding peptide chain release factor N(5)-glutamine methyltransferase, whose amino-acid sequence MNLLLAEVAQATQRLADAGVPSPRFDAEELASFVHGVKRGELHNVKDADFDARYWETIARREAREPLQHITGRAFFRYLELQVGPGVFVPRPETESVVGWAIDAVRAMDVVEPLIVDLCTGSGAIALAMAQEVPRSRVHAVELSEDALKWTRKNAEGSRVTVHQGDALSALPELDGQVDLVISNPPYIPLTEWEYVAPEARDHDPEMALFSGEDGLDTIRGIERTAHRLLVPGGVVVIEHADTQGGQVPWIFTEERGWADAADHPDLNNRPRFATARKAMP is encoded by the coding sequence ATGAACCTGCTGCTTGCCGAGGTGGCCCAGGCCACCCAGCGGCTGGCCGACGCCGGCGTGCCCTCCCCGCGCTTCGATGCGGAGGAGCTCGCCTCCTTCGTGCACGGCGTCAAGCGGGGCGAGCTGCACAACGTCAAGGACGCGGACTTCGACGCCCGCTACTGGGAGACCATCGCCCGCCGCGAGGCCAGAGAGCCGCTCCAGCACATCACCGGACGCGCCTTCTTCCGCTACCTGGAGCTCCAGGTCGGGCCCGGCGTCTTCGTGCCCCGCCCCGAGACCGAGTCGGTCGTCGGGTGGGCCATAGACGCCGTGCGCGCGATGGACGTCGTCGAGCCGCTCATCGTCGACCTGTGCACCGGCTCCGGGGCGATCGCCCTCGCCATGGCCCAGGAGGTGCCGCGCTCGCGCGTGCACGCCGTGGAGCTGTCCGAGGACGCCCTGAAATGGACCCGTAAGAACGCCGAGGGGTCCAGGGTCACCGTCCACCAGGGAGACGCTCTGAGCGCCCTTCCCGAGCTCGACGGCCAGGTCGACCTGGTGATCTCCAACCCGCCGTACATCCCGCTCACCGAGTGGGAGTACGTCGCCCCCGAGGCCCGCGACCACGACCCCGAGATGGCCCTGTTCTCCGGCGAGGACGGCCTGGACACCATCCGCGGCATCGAACGCACCGCCCACCGGCTCCTGGTCCCCGGCGGTGTCGTCGTCATCGAGCACGCCGACACCCAGGGCGGCCAGGTCCCGTGGATCTTCACCGAGGAGCGGGGCTGGGCCGACGCGGCCGACCACCCCGACCTGAACAACCGGCCCCGCTTCGCCACGGCCCGCAAGGCCATGCCGTGA
- a CDS encoding L-threonylcarbamoyladenylate synthase codes for MARRYDTNDASDRTTGLREAASAVRRGELVVLPTDTVYGIGADAFSSEGVRDLLDAKGRGRNMPTPVLIGSPNTLHGLVTDFSEQAWELVDAFWPGALTLVAKHQPSLQWDLGDTRGTVAVRMPLHPVAIELLTEVGPMAVSSANLTGHPSPEDCDAAQEMLGDSVSVYLDGGPTPGIVPSSIVDVTGKTPVLLRAGALSAEELRKVVPDLEVAN; via the coding sequence ATGGCACGGCGATACGACACCAACGACGCGTCCGACCGCACCACCGGTCTGCGCGAAGCCGCCTCCGCCGTGCGCCGGGGCGAACTCGTCGTGCTTCCCACCGACACCGTCTACGGCATCGGAGCGGACGCCTTCTCCTCCGAGGGCGTACGCGACCTCCTCGACGCCAAGGGCCGGGGCCGCAACATGCCCACCCCCGTCCTCATCGGCTCCCCGAACACCCTGCACGGCCTGGTCACCGACTTCTCCGAGCAGGCCTGGGAGCTCGTCGACGCCTTCTGGCCGGGCGCGCTCACCCTCGTCGCCAAGCACCAGCCGTCCCTCCAGTGGGACCTCGGCGACACCCGCGGCACGGTCGCCGTACGCATGCCGCTGCACCCCGTCGCCATCGAACTCCTCACCGAGGTCGGCCCGATGGCCGTCTCCAGCGCCAACCTCACGGGACACCCGTCCCCCGAGGACTGCGACGCCGCCCAGGAGATGCTCGGCGACTCCGTCTCGGTCTACCTGGACGGCGGCCCGACCCCGGGCATCGTGCCCTCCTCGATCGTCGACGTCACCGGGAAGACGCCTGTCCTGCTCCGCGCGGGCGCCCTCTCCGCGGAGGAGCTGCGCAAGGTGGTACCCGACCTCGAGGTGGCCAATTGA
- a CDS encoding arsenate reductase/protein-tyrosine-phosphatase family protein yields MTAPEGRGIGTDSTAFRILHVSTGNVCRSPITERLTRHALSDRLGDPLTGGLIVESAGTWGHEGAPMEANAATVLEDYGADPKGFLGRELLDDHVIRADLVLTATRDHRAQVISMGHSAGLRTFTLKEFTRLVRAIDPATLPDPLDDGVVERARALVRAAAALRGWLLAPSVEADEVNDPYGAPITFFRSIGEEINSALDPVVTALTGVPAPH; encoded by the coding sequence TTGACCGCCCCTGAGGGGCGTGGCATAGGCACGGACAGCACAGCCTTCCGCATCCTCCACGTCAGCACCGGCAACGTCTGCCGCTCGCCGATCACCGAGCGGCTGACCCGCCATGCCCTCAGCGACCGCCTCGGCGACCCGCTGACGGGCGGCCTGATCGTGGAGAGCGCGGGCACCTGGGGGCACGAGGGTGCGCCCATGGAGGCCAACGCGGCGACCGTCCTGGAGGACTACGGCGCGGACCCCAAGGGGTTCCTCGGCCGCGAGCTCCTCGACGACCACGTCATCCGGGCCGACCTGGTCCTCACCGCGACCCGCGACCACCGCGCCCAGGTCATCTCGATGGGCCACTCCGCGGGGCTGCGCACCTTCACGCTGAAGGAGTTCACCCGTCTCGTACGGGCCATAGACCCCGCCACGCTGCCCGACCCCCTCGACGACGGCGTGGTCGAGCGCGCCCGCGCGCTGGTCCGTGCTGCCGCCGCTCTACGCGGGTGGCTGCTGGCGCCCAGCGTGGAGGCGGACGAGGTGAACGACCCGTACGGCGCCCCGATCACGTTCTTCAGGTCCATCGGCGAAGAGATCAACTCGGCCCTGGACCCGGTGGTCACGGCGCTCACGGGCGTGCCCGCGCCGCACTGA
- the glyA gene encoding serine hydroxymethyltransferase, whose amino-acid sequence MSVTTASVHSPHLPGFEALRRQDPEIADVILGEETRQATSLQLIAAENFTSPAVLAALGSPLANKYAEGYPGARHHGGCELVDVAEKIACERAMALFGAEHANVQPHSGSSAVLAAYAALLRPGDTVLAMGLPYGGHLTHGSPANFSGRWFDFVGYGVDGESGLIDYEQVHALAREHRPRAIVCGSISYPRHPDYAAFREIADAVGAYLIADAAHPIGLVAGGAAPNPVPYADVVCATTHKVLRGPRGGLILCGAELAERIDRAVFPFTQGGAQMHTVAAKAVAFGEAAAPAFTAYAHHVVANARVLAAGLVAEGFTVTTGGTDTHLITADTAPLGIEGQAARSRLAAAGMVLDTCALPWGDGRGIRLGTAAVTTQGMGEAEMARLAVLFGVVLREEREVRYVAEEVRDLARAYPPYPG is encoded by the coding sequence ATGTCGGTCACCACTGCATCCGTACACAGCCCGCACCTGCCGGGCTTCGAGGCCCTGCGCCGTCAGGACCCCGAGATCGCCGACGTCATCCTCGGCGAGGAGACACGCCAGGCGACCTCCCTCCAGCTGATCGCCGCCGAGAACTTCACCTCGCCGGCCGTCCTCGCCGCCCTCGGCTCCCCGCTCGCCAACAAGTACGCCGAGGGCTACCCCGGCGCCCGCCACCACGGCGGCTGCGAGCTGGTCGACGTCGCCGAGAAGATCGCCTGCGAACGCGCGATGGCCCTCTTCGGGGCCGAGCACGCGAACGTACAGCCGCACTCCGGCTCCTCGGCCGTCCTCGCCGCGTACGCCGCCCTGCTGCGCCCAGGCGACACCGTCCTGGCCATGGGCCTTCCGTACGGCGGGCACCTCACGCACGGGTCGCCCGCCAACTTCTCCGGCCGCTGGTTCGACTTCGTCGGGTACGGCGTCGACGGCGAGAGCGGCCTCATCGACTACGAGCAGGTGCACGCCCTCGCCCGCGAACACCGCCCCAGAGCCATCGTCTGCGGCTCGATCTCCTACCCGCGCCACCCCGACTACGCCGCCTTCCGGGAGATCGCCGACGCGGTCGGCGCCTATCTGATCGCCGACGCCGCCCACCCCATCGGTCTGGTCGCCGGGGGAGCGGCCCCCAACCCGGTGCCGTACGCCGACGTGGTCTGCGCGACCACGCACAAGGTGCTGCGCGGCCCGCGCGGCGGGCTGATCCTGTGCGGCGCCGAGCTCGCGGAGCGCATCGACCGGGCGGTGTTCCCCTTCACCCAGGGCGGCGCCCAGATGCACACGGTCGCCGCCAAGGCCGTCGCCTTCGGCGAGGCGGCCGCCCCCGCCTTCACGGCGTACGCCCATCACGTCGTCGCCAACGCCCGGGTGCTGGCCGCGGGCCTGGTCGCGGAGGGCTTCACCGTCACCACCGGCGGCACGGACACCCATCTGATCACCGCGGATACGGCGCCGCTGGGCATCGAGGGCCAGGCCGCACGCAGCCGACTCGCCGCCGCAGGAATGGTCCTGGACACCTGCGCACTGCCGTGGGGCGACGGGCGCGGCATCCGGCTGGGGACGGCCGCGGTCACCACACAAGGCATGGGGGAGGCCGAAATGGCGCGGCTCGCCGTGCTGTTCGGCGTGGTTCTGCGCGAGGAACGCGAGGTCAGGTACGTCGCGGAAGAGGTGCGCGATCTCGCCCGTGCATACCCGCCTTATCCGGGGTAA